A genome region from Bdellovibrionales bacterium includes the following:
- a CDS encoding helix-turn-helix domain-containing protein, with product MGNERITETFAGFIRNLRIAANKTMGQVARELGITVVYYSEVEAGKKPAFPNGKVDYGILAKALGTAEKSLKQIADLDREKRQILKMFGCDSDTADLAVAFGRRLTNNELTDKQIEKIRKILNEEQ from the coding sequence ATGGGAAATGAAAGGATAACTGAGACCTTCGCCGGTTTCATAAGAAATTTAAGAATAGCAGCAAACAAAACTATGGGCCAAGTGGCTCGGGAACTAGGTATCACCGTTGTGTATTACTCAGAAGTTGAAGCAGGTAAGAAGCCCGCTTTTCCGAATGGTAAAGTGGACTATGGAATCTTGGCAAAGGCTCTTGGAACGGCTGAGAAAAGTTTGAAGCAAATCGCTGATCTTGATAGGGAAAAACGCCAAATTTTGAAAATGTTTGGGTGTGATTCCGACACCGCTGATTTGGCAGTAGCCTTCGGTCGTCGCCTTACAAACAACGAGCTTACGGATAAGCAGATTGAAAAGATCCGGAAAATTCTCAACGAGGAGCAGTAA